The genomic segment GGCGATCGCTTCGAACTTGGCTCGGTCCTTGGCGGACATGTCGGTGCGCCAGCGGTCGATGCGGGTGGGGTCCGGAGGGCGCGAGACGTTCTCCATGATCTTCTCGCGCTCGGCCGTCGATACGACGCGGCCGTCGGGGGCGATCTCCACGGGCGGGAGCTCGCGACTGATTCGCTCGGCGACGGTCTCGTAGTAGCGCAGCACGCGCTCGTCCCACTCGAGGTCGACGAAGTCGCAGATCCGCTTCAGCGTCGGCTCGGAGTCGACCACGATGTCCTCGTAGCGGACCTCCATGTAGTGATCGAGGCCCTCGGCCTTCTCACGCGCCTCGTCGATCCGCGCGACCCAGAACTCGGCCGCCTCCTCGATCGTGTTCGGCCCGAACCACAGGCCCATGATCGAGAGCGCGACGGCGCGGCCGTCGCGGACGATGTGGACGAAGCGCGCCTCGGGGAGCGTGCGCTGGATGACGTCCATCTTGCGGACGTAGAACGGCGTCTTGTCGCCGAAGCGGTGCTTGCCCTCGCGCTCGGCGTACATCGCATAGAACTCGCGCACGGCGCCGCCGAGGAACTTCGGCTTCGCGGCCCGGACGCGCTCCTTGTAGGCCTCGGCGTCGAGGTGGAAGTCCGGCCAGCGCTTGTGCTCGGTGACGGTCTCGAGGTAGAGCTCGAGCCAGTCGTCCTGCTTTCGCTCCTTGCGGTAGCGCTTGGCGGCCTTGGTGATGAAGTAGGTCTCGGGCGGGATCGCGAGCTCGGGATGGGCGTCGAGCATCAGCCGGGTCAGCGTCGTGCCGGAGCGCGGCGCGCCGACCAGGAACGGCATCGGCGGGCGCTTGACGCCATCGGACTGCGGCGCGTCGGGCGAACCGCCGCCGAGCAGCTTTCGCAGGGAATCCTTCACGGGCATCGGCGGCAGTGTAGAGAGGCGGGGGAAAGCCGAAGGGCCTGCGAGGTCCCACCCGCGCGGCGGCGAGAGGCCGCGGACGCCCGAACGTCCGAAACGTTGTGGTCTAGGGGTACATCCGGGACGTTCGAGGTCGAGGCCTGGACGGCCGCGGCGTGCTCGAGCTCGAGGAGCCGCGCTAGGGGGTGGTCTCCGCGGTTGGCGGGTCGAAGTGGTCGATGTAGGCGCCGCAGGAGAGGGAGAGCGGACGCTCGCCGCCCTCGGTGGAGTCGACCTGGGTCGCCGCGACGGCTCCGAGCCACGTGAGCCGGCGGGCGCCGACGGCGCCGGCGAGCCCCTCGGGCTCCGCTGAGGTGACCTCGATCCGCACCTGCTCGCCGAGGTCGACGTCGTCCTCCCCCTTGGCGATCGCCCGGATGTCGTCGCCGGTCGGCGAGTCGACCTCGATGCGCCCGACGTCCCAGAACGACCCGCCACCCTTCTCC from the Thermoleophilia bacterium SCSIO 60948 genome contains:
- a CDS encoding sulfotransferase; translated protein: MPVKDSLRKLLGGGSPDAPQSDGVKRPPMPFLVGAPRSGTTLTRLMLDAHPELAIPPETYFITKAAKRYRKERKQDDWLELYLETVTEHKRWPDFHLDAEAYKERVRAAKPKFLGGAVREFYAMYAEREGKHRFGDKTPFYVRKMDVIQRTLPEARFVHIVRDGRAVALSIMGLWFGPNTIEEAAEFWVARIDEAREKAEGLDHYMEVRYEDIVVDSEPTLKRICDFVDLEWDERVLRYYETVAERISRELPPVEIAPDGRVVSTAEREKIMENVSRPPDPTRIDRWRTDMSAKDRAKFEAIAGERLAEFGYPLD